The following are encoded together in the Phaeobacter porticola genome:
- a CDS encoding CheB methylesterase domain-containing protein, producing MEATYPGLQVLLANNLMMAYNQAEAGQPKFAFVEDGFTKLPEFEMMLALFSALDIRWVSVMDSQGATPARRSSPLLDIGAGIFELSKSDNPRDFSQYFDMMVKAPRRNQPSPLDKNGTGAAAGPGSDKIILIGSSTGGVEALRSVLVGFPLNCPPTLIVQHTGKNFGRGLVSLLDRICPAKVVTADDSMTLAPGHVYVAAGQPRHMGLTARKPYRTRFKEGPPISGHMPSVDALFMSAVPIAKNVVATILTGMGQDGAQGLLELRKAGAITFAQDEKSSVVYGMPRVAWEMGAAQQQVSLARMAGTLIQASKT from the coding sequence ATGGAGGCCACCTATCCTGGCCTTCAGGTGCTTTTGGCCAACAATCTAATGATGGCCTACAATCAAGCAGAAGCCGGTCAGCCGAAATTTGCTTTTGTCGAGGATGGCTTTACCAAGCTGCCCGAATTTGAAATGATGCTGGCCCTGTTCTCTGCCCTTGATATCCGTTGGGTGTCGGTCATGGATAGTCAGGGAGCGACACCAGCACGGCGCTCCTCTCCGCTATTGGATATTGGCGCAGGGATTTTCGAGCTGAGCAAATCGGACAATCCACGCGATTTTTCCCAATATTTTGACATGATGGTCAAAGCCCCGCGCCGCAATCAACCGTCGCCACTCGACAAAAACGGCACTGGTGCCGCTGCGGGTCCCGGCAGCGATAAGATCATCCTGATCGGATCCTCCACCGGTGGCGTCGAAGCCTTGCGCAGCGTGTTGGTCGGGTTTCCACTGAATTGTCCGCCAACCCTGATCGTTCAGCACACAGGCAAGAATTTTGGCCGCGGCCTTGTTTCCCTGTTGGACCGGATCTGCCCTGCTAAAGTGGTCACCGCTGACGACAGTATGACGCTGGCACCCGGTCATGTTTATGTCGCAGCCGGCCAACCCCGGCACATGGGGCTCACCGCGCGCAAACCCTATCGCACCCGCTTCAAAGAAGGGCCTCCGATCTCTGGCCATATGCCATCGGTTGATGCGCTTTTTATGTCAGCAGTACCGATCGCAAAGAATGTTGTTGCCACTATATTAACGGGTATGGGCCAAGATGGGGCACAAGGGCTGCTCGAACTGCGGAAAGCCGGGGCAATAACTTTTGCGCAGGACGAAAAAAGCAGTGTCGTCTACGGGATGCCACGAGTCGCCTGGGAAATGGGCGCCGCGCAGCAACAGGTCTCGCTTGCGCGAATGGCCGGAACATTGATTCAGGCTAGCAAGACCTGA
- a CDS encoding chemotaxis protein CheD: MSVFANSTTVTVLQGEYRVSTSPTVVFSTVLGSCIAACIYDEKVGVGGMNHFLLASSTASDSVNARYGIHAMELLINGIMKKGARRENLKAKVFGGAKMSANLSDIGASNADFVQRFLKDEGIAVVSSSVGGTSARRVRFHAVSGAAQQTQVKDDRRLGEQERVAALPTPAAKPAAGVGAVTLF; the protein is encoded by the coding sequence TTGAGCGTTTTTGCTAACTCCACCACGGTGACAGTTCTACAAGGCGAGTATCGCGTTTCTACGTCCCCCACAGTGGTGTTCTCCACTGTCCTCGGGTCGTGTATCGCCGCTTGTATCTACGATGAAAAAGTCGGCGTCGGCGGCATGAACCATTTCTTGCTGGCGTCCTCGACAGCCAGCGATAGCGTGAACGCACGTTACGGAATCCACGCAATGGAACTTCTGATCAACGGCATCATGAAAAAAGGCGCGCGCCGCGAGAACCTTAAGGCGAAGGTTTTCGGTGGCGCCAAAATGTCCGCTAACCTGTCAGACATCGGCGCATCAAACGCCGATTTCGTACAGCGTTTTCTCAAAGATGAGGGCATTGCAGTCGTGTCATCCAGTGTCGGTGGAACATCGGCACGGCGGGTCCGCTTTCACGCCGTATCCGGCGCCGCCCAGCAAACACAGGTTAAGGATGACCGGCGTCTGGGCGAACAGGAACGTGTGGCTGCGCTGCCAACTCCCGCCGCCAAACCTGCCGCCGGCGTGGGTGCGGTTACTCTCTTCTAA